A region from the Oceanidesulfovibrio marinus genome encodes:
- a CDS encoding sigma-54-dependent transcriptional regulator encodes MAKALCIDDTVLCRSLETAMGHSDVEMRIVQSLAAAREALYDEPQDVVILGCIPPGPAGLECLNEIRRTPGRPEVLLLTDHGDPEFAEIAIRSGAWSYMIKPPVTGDLVKAVLRALDHREERRTRRKPVALKRNGIFGDSEALRRCLDQLAQAAVSDSSVLISGETGTGKELFATAIHENSPRSSGAFVVVDCAAMPEALVESMLFGHEKGAYTSADSRAEGLVTQAHKGTLFLDEVGELPLAIQKSFLRVLEGHTYRPVGGAIERISDFRLVSATNRDLEAMVLNGTFRKDLLFRLRAINIELPPLRNSVDDINELTCNFIGRVCDRMGISRKGFSTDFLEALEKYEWPGNVRELINTIEYAIAAAGDAPALFPRHLPTHIRARLARHSVMEQVRPEEPAPHKQSLDPENFPDIREFRDKAMADLEVMYLGDLMELTQGDIPRACEVSGLSRARLYALLKKYGLSKEREQVS; translated from the coding sequence ATGGCCAAGGCGCTTTGCATAGACGACACTGTCCTGTGCCGGTCCCTGGAGACCGCGATGGGGCACTCTGACGTCGAAATGCGGATCGTGCAAAGCCTTGCCGCGGCCAGGGAAGCGCTCTACGACGAGCCGCAGGACGTGGTCATCCTCGGTTGCATCCCCCCTGGTCCGGCCGGTCTCGAATGCCTCAATGAGATCCGCAGAACACCGGGCCGTCCCGAAGTCCTCCTGCTCACCGACCATGGCGATCCCGAGTTCGCCGAGATAGCCATCCGCTCCGGCGCCTGGAGCTACATGATCAAGCCGCCCGTCACCGGCGATCTGGTCAAGGCTGTACTGCGCGCCCTGGACCATCGCGAGGAGCGCCGCACCCGGCGCAAGCCCGTGGCTCTCAAGCGCAACGGCATCTTTGGCGACAGTGAGGCCCTGCGTCGCTGCCTGGACCAGCTTGCCCAGGCCGCGGTCAGCGACTCCAGCGTGCTCATCAGCGGCGAGACCGGCACCGGCAAGGAGCTCTTCGCCACGGCCATCCACGAGAACAGCCCGCGCAGCAGTGGTGCCTTCGTGGTGGTGGACTGCGCGGCCATGCCCGAGGCCCTGGTGGAGAGCATGCTCTTCGGCCACGAGAAGGGCGCCTACACCAGTGCGGACAGCCGTGCCGAGGGCCTGGTCACCCAGGCACACAAGGGCACGCTCTTTCTGGACGAGGTGGGCGAGCTGCCCCTGGCCATCCAGAAGTCCTTCCTCCGCGTGCTGGAAGGCCACACCTACCGGCCCGTGGGCGGCGCCATAGAGCGTATAAGCGACTTCCGGCTGGTCTCGGCCACCAACAGGGATCTGGAAGCCATGGTGCTCAATGGGACGTTCCGCAAGGATCTGCTCTTCCGGTTGCGCGCCATCAACATCGAGCTGCCGCCGCTGCGGAACTCGGTGGACGACATCAACGAGCTCACCTGCAACTTCATCGGCCGCGTCTGCGACCGCATGGGCATATCCAGAAAGGGCTTTTCAACCGACTTCCTGGAGGCGCTGGAGAAGTACGAGTGGCCCGGCAACGTGCGCGAGCTCATCAACACCATCGAGTACGCCATTGCCGCGGCAGGGGACGCGCCGGCGCTCTTTCCCCGGCACCTGCCCACGCACATCCGCGCCAGGCTCGCCCGCCACTCGGTGATGGAGCAGGTGCGGCCCGAGGAGCCCGCCCCGCACAAGCAGAGCCTGGACCCTGAGAACTTTCCGGATATCCGCGAGTTCCGCGACAAGGCCATGGCCGACCTGGAGGTCATGTACCTGGGCGACCTCATGGAGCTGACCCAGGGCGATATCCCCAGGGCGTGTGAGGTCTCCGGCCTTTCCCGCGCCAGACTCTACGCCCTGCTCAAGAAGTATGGCCTGTCCAAGGAGCGCGAGCAGGTCTCGTGA
- a CDS encoding CoB--CoM heterodisulfide reductase iron-sulfur subunit A family protein, translating to MANRIGVYVCHCGTNIAGKVDCSEVARYAGGLRDVVVSRDYQFMCSDPGQDLIVEDIRSLGLNRVVVASCSPRLHEKTFQKACARAGLNPYMMQHTCIREHCSWVTKDPEEATRKAEHIVAAAVRRVARHQELFSREVGVLPDVMVVGAGIAGIQAALDIAKSGHMVHLIEKGPSIGGHMAQFDKTFPTLDCAACISTPKMVAVSQEPNIHLMTYSEVTEVDGFVGNYKVTVRRKPRYVREDICTGCGTCLEKCPTKVISEFEEGIGMRKAIYRNSPQSVPNTPVIDAEHCLKLTKDKCGACEKFCPTGAIDYTQTESSVTLEVGSIVLATGYDTMDPSPIREYGYGRFDNVYTALQFERLNNAVGPTGGKILLKDGTPPESVAIIHCVGSRDANYHQYCSRVCCMYALKYDHLIKDKVGHSVPIYNFYMDMRCFGKGYEEFYERVQGEGVTFIRGRPAEVLEEDGKLVVVAEDTLLGEIVRVPVDMVILCTAMEPRKDTAEVARVFGVSRSQDGFLLEEHPKLGPVSTATDGVFLAGTCQGPKDIPDAVAHASGGAAQALALAAKGTVSISPTTSYINPDICVGCKVCIDLCAYSAIEFDERRQVSVVNEAMCKGCGSCAGYCPSGAAQIKHFNETQVFNELEGLLMPVKPPAPAPEKIEPQTARRPAAEVVPEEAAPEEAMPESAEPAEAEV from the coding sequence ATGGCAAACCGAATAGGCGTCTACGTCTGTCATTGCGGAACGAACATCGCGGGAAAGGTGGATTGCTCCGAGGTGGCGCGGTACGCCGGCGGCCTCCGCGACGTGGTGGTCTCCCGCGACTACCAGTTCATGTGCTCGGACCCCGGCCAGGACCTCATCGTGGAGGACATCCGCAGCCTGGGCCTGAACCGCGTGGTGGTGGCCTCCTGCTCGCCGCGTCTGCACGAGAAAACCTTCCAGAAGGCGTGCGCCCGCGCCGGGCTGAATCCCTACATGATGCAGCACACCTGCATCCGCGAGCACTGTTCCTGGGTGACCAAGGACCCGGAGGAGGCCACGCGCAAGGCTGAGCACATCGTGGCCGCGGCCGTGCGCCGCGTGGCCCGGCACCAGGAGCTCTTCTCCCGCGAGGTGGGCGTGCTGCCGGACGTCATGGTGGTGGGCGCAGGCATCGCCGGCATCCAGGCCGCGCTGGACATCGCCAAGTCCGGCCACATGGTTCACCTCATCGAGAAAGGCCCCAGCATCGGCGGCCACATGGCCCAGTTCGACAAGACCTTCCCCACCCTGGACTGCGCCGCGTGCATCTCCACGCCAAAGATGGTGGCCGTGTCCCAGGAGCCCAACATCCACCTGATGACCTACAGCGAGGTCACCGAGGTGGACGGCTTTGTGGGCAACTACAAGGTCACGGTCCGACGCAAGCCCCGCTACGTGCGCGAGGATATCTGCACCGGCTGCGGCACCTGCCTGGAGAAGTGCCCCACCAAGGTAATCAGCGAGTTCGAGGAAGGCATCGGCATGCGCAAGGCCATCTACCGCAACTCGCCCCAGAGCGTGCCCAACACGCCGGTCATCGACGCCGAGCACTGCCTCAAGCTGACCAAGGACAAGTGCGGCGCCTGCGAGAAGTTCTGCCCCACCGGAGCCATCGACTACACCCAGACCGAGAGCTCCGTGACCCTGGAGGTGGGCAGCATCGTCCTGGCCACGGGCTACGACACCATGGACCCCAGCCCCATCCGCGAGTACGGCTACGGCCGCTTCGACAACGTCTACACTGCCCTGCAGTTCGAGCGGCTGAACAACGCCGTGGGCCCCACGGGCGGCAAGATCCTGCTCAAGGACGGCACGCCACCAGAGAGCGTGGCCATCATCCACTGCGTGGGCAGCCGCGACGCCAACTACCACCAGTACTGCTCGCGCGTGTGCTGCATGTACGCCCTCAAGTACGACCACCTGATCAAGGACAAGGTCGGCCACAGCGTCCCGATCTACAACTTTTACATGGATATGCGCTGCTTCGGCAAAGGGTACGAGGAGTTCTACGAGCGCGTGCAGGGCGAGGGCGTGACCTTTATCCGCGGCCGCCCGGCCGAGGTTCTGGAGGAAGACGGCAAGCTGGTGGTCGTGGCCGAGGACACCCTGCTCGGCGAGATCGTGCGCGTGCCCGTGGACATGGTCATCCTCTGCACAGCCATGGAGCCGCGCAAGGACACGGCCGAGGTTGCCCGCGTCTTCGGCGTCAGCCGCAGCCAGGACGGCTTCCTTCTGGAGGAGCACCCAAAGCTCGGCCCGGTCTCCACAGCCACGGACGGCGTGTTCCTGGCCGGCACCTGCCAGGGGCCCAAGGACATCCCGGACGCCGTGGCCCATGCCTCGGGCGGCGCGGCGCAGGCTCTGGCCCTGGCCGCCAAGGGCACGGTCTCCATCTCGCCCACCACCTCGTACATCAACCCGGACATCTGCGTGGGCTGCAAGGTCTGCATCGACCTCTGCGCCTACTCGGCCATCGAGTTCGACGAGCGCCGCCAGGTCTCCGTGGTCAACGAGGCCATGTGCAAGGGCTGCGGCAGCTGCGCCGGCTACTGCCCCAGCGGCGCTGCCCAGATCAAGCACTTCAACGAAACGCAGGTGTTCAACGAGCTCGAAGGCCTGCTGATGCCAGTGAAGCCGCCGGCTCCCGCACCTGAAAAAATCGAGCCGCAGACGGCAAGGCGACCGGCCGCCGAGGTCGTACCCGAGGAAGCTGCACCCGAGGAGGCCATGCCCGAAAGCGCCGAACCGGCCGAGGCCGAGGTCTGA
- a CDS encoding transposase: MKRRKWDAQTKTRIVLAGLEGESVTDLCRRYEIRPSQYYKWRDHFLSNCVRAFDGPPRCRSQGNLETENTRLKKLVGELTLELAGK; the protein is encoded by the coding sequence ATGAAACGCAGAAAATGGGATGCCCAGACCAAGACGAGGATCGTGCTCGCCGGGCTGGAGGGCGAATCCGTAACCGATCTCTGCCGCCGGTACGAGATTCGGCCCAGCCAGTACTACAAGTGGCGGGACCACTTCCTTTCCAACTGCGTGCGGGCCTTTGACGGACCGCCCCGATGCCGCAGCCAGGGCAACCTTGAAACGGAGAACACCCGGCTCAAAAAGCTCGTGGGCGAGCTGACCCTAGAGCTGGCCGGAAAGTAG
- a CDS encoding hydrogenase iron-sulfur subunit, protein MDTAVAEEETPQAPATEAFEPTIVAFVCNWCTYTAADLAGTSRLVQRPNVRLVRMMCTGMVDPKYVIKALLGGADAVLISGCHPGDCHYINGNYKARRRVKLLNDILDQFGIDRRRLKLTWVGASEGNEFAETVNDLIEEIRELGPIETRDMMVL, encoded by the coding sequence ATGGACACCGCAGTCGCCGAAGAAGAGACCCCGCAGGCCCCGGCAACCGAGGCCTTCGAGCCCACCATCGTGGCCTTTGTCTGCAACTGGTGCACCTATACCGCGGCCGACCTGGCCGGCACCTCCCGGCTGGTGCAGCGGCCCAATGTGCGCCTGGTGCGCATGATGTGCACCGGCATGGTGGACCCCAAGTACGTGATCAAGGCGCTTCTGGGCGGCGCAGACGCCGTGCTCATCAGCGGCTGCCACCCCGGTGACTGCCACTACATCAACGGCAACTACAAGGCCCGCCGCCGGGTCAAGCTGCTCAACGACATCCTCGACCAGTTCGGCATAGACCGCCGCCGCCTGAAGCTCACCTGGGTGGGCGCCAGCGAAGGCAACGAGTTCGCCGAGACGGTCAACGACCTCATCGAGGAGATACGCGAGCTCGGCCCCATCGAGACACGGGACATGATGGTCCTGTAG
- a CDS encoding Coenzyme F420 hydrogenase/dehydrogenase, beta subunit C-terminal domain, with product MATTAKVDVPGSDPVLGVQEFLKLLLRQGEIGGVFVQTHLNPHGMPMPTLITDPERLDRADPLAPAFPMNAARMAARLTHGRSGDRVAAVLRPCEIRAFVELVKLNQGSMDEILLIGFDCLGAYSNRNYPRYIGGDDPMSLTSGFLGKTGGSEDTAQSDYDIAEACQSCENLEPLGADIGIGLVGMDLGDHFVVTAHTPQGEAVLSRLGLADVEDPSARRAAMDALVEKRTAYRNAMFERTHEATSTLAGLSEFFARCVNCYNCRAACPVCYCKECVFLTDVFDHKPWQYLGWARHKGMLKMPTDTLFFHLTRLAHMSTSCVGCGQCSNACPNDIPVMELFRTVGARTQAGFDYVPGRSFDEPPPLSVFKADEFPEVAGAD from the coding sequence ATGGCCACTACCGCGAAAGTCGACGTGCCCGGGTCCGACCCGGTCCTGGGCGTGCAGGAGTTCCTGAAGCTGCTGCTACGGCAGGGCGAGATCGGAGGCGTTTTTGTCCAGACGCACCTCAACCCGCACGGCATGCCCATGCCCACGCTGATTACCGATCCCGAGCGGCTGGACAGGGCCGATCCCCTGGCGCCCGCATTCCCCATGAACGCGGCACGCATGGCCGCCCGGCTGACCCACGGACGCTCCGGCGACCGCGTGGCCGCGGTGCTCCGGCCGTGCGAGATCCGCGCCTTTGTGGAGCTGGTCAAGCTCAACCAGGGCAGCATGGACGAGATCCTGCTCATCGGGTTCGACTGCCTGGGCGCGTACAGCAACAGGAACTACCCGCGCTACATCGGCGGCGATGACCCCATGTCCCTTACCTCCGGGTTCCTGGGCAAGACCGGCGGTTCCGAGGACACGGCCCAGAGCGACTACGACATCGCCGAGGCGTGCCAGTCCTGCGAGAACCTGGAGCCTCTGGGTGCGGACATCGGCATCGGCCTGGTGGGCATGGACCTTGGGGACCACTTCGTGGTCACGGCCCACACGCCCCAGGGCGAGGCCGTGCTCAGCCGGCTGGGCCTAGCCGATGTGGAGGACCCGTCCGCGCGGCGCGCCGCCATGGACGCCCTGGTCGAGAAGCGCACCGCCTACCGCAACGCCATGTTCGAGCGCACCCACGAAGCCACCTCCACCCTGGCCGGGCTCTCGGAGTTCTTTGCCCGTTGCGTGAACTGCTACAACTGCCGCGCAGCCTGCCCGGTGTGCTACTGCAAGGAGTGCGTCTTCCTCACCGACGTCTTCGACCACAAGCCGTGGCAGTACCTGGGCTGGGCCAGGCACAAGGGCATGCTCAAGATGCCTACGGACACCCTCTTCTTCCACCTCACGCGGCTCGCGCACATGTCCACCTCCTGCGTGGGCTGCGGCCAGTGCTCCAACGCCTGCCCCAACGATATCCCGGTGATGGAGCTGTTCCGCACCGTGGGCGCGCGCACCCAGGCAGGGTTTGACTACGTGCCCGGACGCAGCTTCGACGAGCCGCCGCCCTTGTCCGTGTTCAAGGCGGACGAGTTCCCGGAGGTGGCGGGCGCCGACTAG